In one window of Synechococcus sp. M16CYN DNA:
- the kaiC gene encoding circadian clock protein KaiC — MQFPPASGQSQMQVQKLPTGIEGFDDVCQGGLPVGRSTLISGTSGTGKTVFSLHFLHDGVKHFDEPGIFVTFEESPIDILRNAASFGWNLQEMVKQDKLFILDASPDPDGQDVAGSFDLSGLIERINYAIRKYKAKRVAIDSITAVFQQYNAVFVVRREIFRLIARLKEIGVTTVMTTERIDEYGPIARYGVEEFVSDNVVILRNVLEGERRRRTVEILKLRGTTHMKGEFPFTMGAHGISIFPLGAMRLTQRSSNVRISSGVPRLDEMCGGGFFKDSIILTTGATGTGKTMLVSKFIENACRSKERAILFAYEESRAQLMRNGSSWGIDFEQMEQDGLLKIICAYPESTGLEDHLQIIKTEINQFKPSRMAIDSLSALARGVSHNAFRQFVIGVTGYAKQEEIAGFFTNTSEEFMGSHSITDSHISTITDTILLLQYVEIRGEMARALNVFKMRGSWHDKGIREFVITGNGPHIKDSFSTFERIISGIPHRVSVDERSELSRIARSVSFED; from the coding sequence ATGCAATTCCCTCCTGCAAGCGGTCAGTCACAAATGCAAGTTCAGAAGCTCCCCACTGGGATCGAGGGCTTTGATGATGTCTGTCAAGGCGGTCTTCCCGTTGGGCGAAGCACTCTAATCAGTGGAACGTCCGGCACCGGCAAAACGGTATTTTCGTTGCATTTTCTCCACGATGGCGTCAAACATTTTGATGAACCGGGAATCTTTGTGACTTTTGAAGAATCACCGATCGACATTCTCCGCAATGCTGCTAGTTTCGGCTGGAACCTCCAGGAGATGGTCAAGCAAGACAAGTTATTTATTTTGGATGCTTCACCAGATCCGGATGGTCAGGATGTGGCTGGTAGTTTTGATCTCTCTGGTTTAATCGAGCGGATCAATTACGCGATCCGTAAGTACAAGGCAAAGCGAGTTGCGATTGATTCAATCACTGCTGTGTTCCAGCAGTACAACGCGGTATTCGTGGTGCGACGTGAAATCTTTCGCCTGATTGCTCGATTGAAGGAGATTGGCGTTACCACGGTAATGACTACCGAACGGATCGATGAGTATGGACCAATCGCTCGCTATGGAGTGGAGGAGTTCGTCTCTGACAACGTAGTGATTCTTCGCAACGTGCTTGAAGGTGAGCGTCGTCGTCGCACGGTAGAGATCCTTAAGTTGCGGGGAACCACTCATATGAAGGGGGAGTTCCCGTTTACAATGGGTGCTCACGGCATCAGTATTTTCCCATTGGGTGCCATGCGTCTCACCCAACGTTCGTCCAACGTGCGTATAAGTTCTGGGGTGCCTCGATTGGATGAAATGTGTGGTGGAGGCTTCTTTAAAGACTCAATTATTTTAACCACTGGAGCCACAGGCACTGGCAAGACGATGTTGGTATCCAAATTCATTGAGAATGCTTGTCGCAGCAAGGAACGAGCCATCCTCTTTGCCTACGAGGAATCGCGAGCCCAGCTCATGCGTAATGGCAGCAGTTGGGGTATCGATTTTGAGCAGATGGAGCAGGACGGCTTACTCAAGATTATTTGTGCGTATCCAGAATCCACAGGCCTTGAAGACCACCTTCAAATTATCAAGACTGAAATCAATCAGTTCAAGCCATCTCGAATGGCAATAGATTCATTGTCTGCATTGGCCCGTGGCGTTAGTCATAACGCCTTTCGCCAGTTTGTAATTGGCGTAACCGGCTATGCGAAGCAAGAGGAGATTGCTGGCTTCTTCACAAATACTTCTGAGGAATTTATGGGTAGCCACTCGATTACCGACTCACACATCTCTACCATCACGGACACTATTCTACTGTTGCAGTACGTAGAAATTCGTGGAGAAATGGCCCGCGCTCTCAACGTTTTCAAGATGCGTGGTTCTTGGCATGATAAAGGAATTCGCGAATTCGTGATCACTGGAAATGGTCCGCACATTAAGGATTCCTTTTCCACTTTTGAGCGGATTATTTCGGGTATTCCCCACCGTGTCTCAGTAGACGAACGCAGTGAGCTGTCCCGTATTGCTCGTAGTGTTTCCTTTGAAGACTGA
- the kaiB gene encoding circadian clock protein KaiB has product MSPGKTYILKLYVAGNTPNSMRALKTLRNILETEFRGVYALKVIDVLKNPQLAEEDKILATPTLAKILPPPVRRIIGDLSDRERVLIGLDLLYDELSDGSLKLNFLDTMDKENNSSTIDS; this is encoded by the coding sequence ATGAGCCCAGGTAAAACCTACATACTTAAGCTTTACGTTGCTGGTAATACACCGAATTCGATGCGTGCACTGAAAACGCTCCGCAATATCCTCGAAACCGAATTTCGTGGTGTTTATGCGCTCAAAGTGATTGATGTGCTGAAAAACCCACAATTAGCTGAGGAAGACAAAATTCTCGCGACACCAACACTAGCCAAGATTTTGCCTCCCCCAGTGCGTCGAATCATTGGCGACTTATCTGACCGTGAAAGGGTTCTAATTGGCTTAGACTTGCTGTATGACGAACTATCAGATGGCTCGCTGAAGTTGAACTTCCTCGACACTATGGATAAAGAGAACAATTCATCCACAATCGATTCTTAA
- a CDS encoding circadian clock protein KaiA has translation MARPALTVALLLSSSTLIDACLQWLPTNRYESIVLSVSENENLATTLISRQNDLDAVVIEQNLLNRVTRENLLKAEMLFPAVIVGEVKGYVDYHPEELHLPGDQLVQLGYSIDAAISRFLRQDRSQESTDAATKAVGTLSRRLQARLGYLDVFYKRDPSRFLVRLAPDERKELLESLHRTYRNLLVSYFSDPAAADQALENFVNAAFFIDLPITCTVEIHVNLIDEFWKQLRLEGHKNDFLQDYRLALLDVMAHLCEMFRRSIPPDIPLSGTVLDYPSREVDQSVVSNESS, from the coding sequence ATGGCCCGACCGGCTCTCACCGTTGCATTGTTGCTGAGTTCGTCAACTCTAATTGACGCTTGCCTGCAATGGTTGCCGACCAATCGCTACGAGTCAATTGTTTTATCCGTTAGTGAAAACGAAAATCTCGCCACAACTTTGATCTCTCGTCAAAATGATTTGGATGCTGTTGTTATTGAGCAAAATTTGCTGAATAGAGTGACTCGGGAGAATTTGCTAAAAGCGGAAATGTTGTTTCCCGCAGTCATAGTTGGCGAGGTGAAAGGTTATGTGGACTATCACCCAGAAGAGTTGCATCTTCCAGGCGATCAATTAGTGCAGCTTGGTTACAGCATCGACGCTGCAATTTCACGTTTCTTACGTCAGGATCGCAGTCAGGAAAGCACAGATGCGGCAACTAAAGCAGTGGGCACTCTTTCTCGTCGTTTGCAGGCGCGGCTCGGTTATTTGGATGTCTTTTACAAACGAGATCCCTCCCGGTTTCTAGTGAGACTGGCACCGGATGAACGGAAAGAACTGCTCGAATCTCTTCATCGCACTTATAGAAATTTGTTGGTCAGTTATTTCAGTGATCCTGCCGCAGCGGATCAAGCCCTTGAGAATTTTGTCAACGCGGCATTTTTTATTGATTTACCAATTACTTGCACGGTCGAGATTCATGTGAATCTGATCGACGAGTTTTGGAAGCAGCTCCGCTTGGAGGGACATAAAAATGACTTTCTTCAGGATTACCGCCTTGCACTTCTTGATGTGATGGCTCATTTATGTGAGATGTTCAGGCGCTCTATACCCCCTGATATTCCACTATCTGGTACGGTCTTAGACTATCCATCCCGTGAAGTTGATCAGTCTGTTGTCTCTAACGAATCGTCATGA
- the rplU gene encoding 50S ribosomal protein L21 produces MTDTKLVAQAAPMINGGAYAIVEASGTQLWLQADRYYDLDRLQADVNETVELGKVLLIKDSKKGTTLGRPYVEGASVIVRIMAHRRGPKTVVYKMRPKKKTRRKNGHRQELTRVMVQSIMLDDQSIG; encoded by the coding sequence ATGACCGACACCAAACTTGTAGCACAGGCAGCTCCAATGATCAATGGTGGTGCCTACGCCATCGTTGAAGCCTCCGGGACACAGCTATGGCTGCAAGCTGACCGATATTATGATCTAGACCGGTTGCAGGCCGACGTAAACGAAACCGTTGAGCTGGGGAAGGTGCTGCTTATCAAAGATTCCAAAAAAGGCACTACGCTGGGTCGGCCTTACGTCGAGGGCGCCAGTGTAATAGTGAGGATCATGGCCCATCGCCGTGGTCCTAAGACGGTCGTTTACAAGATGCGACCGAAAAAGAAAACCCGACGTAAGAATGGTCACCGACAGGAGCTCACTCGGGTGATGGTGCAGTCCATCATGCTAGATGACCAATCTATCGGCTGA
- the rpmA gene encoding 50S ribosomal protein L27 — translation MAHKKGTGSTRNGRDSNSKRLGVKAYGGEPVSAGSILIRQRGTSILPGINVGRGRDDTLFALIDGFVKFETVKRRLHNRKRISITATA, via the coding sequence ATGGCTCACAAGAAAGGAACAGGTTCAACTCGCAATGGCCGCGACTCCAATTCTAAGCGTCTCGGCGTTAAAGCGTACGGTGGAGAGCCCGTCTCCGCCGGTTCTATTTTAATCCGTCAGCGCGGTACATCAATACTGCCTGGGATCAATGTGGGTAGGGGCAGGGACGATACTCTATTCGCTTTGATTGATGGTTTTGTAAAATTCGAAACCGTTAAGCGCAGACTGCACAATCGCAAACGCATCAGCATCACAGCCACTGCGTGA
- a CDS encoding class I SAM-dependent methyltransferase, whose translation MQQLRGSQDVDVNAFLRDGLDVKTHLTRYLTLSLEELEKLLPKSMDNLAALHPGPLRSKDATEFYENTVGTGHLLELAAWHLSSSDYIADTLRLQGMMARGQVLDFGGGIGTHALSAATLPEVDHVWFVDLNPHNQAFVQQRAQALGLSHKLSVHRDLHSTADMCFDTVVCLDVLEHLPNPSAQLLEFHQRMAPDAIALLNWYFFKGYNGEYPFHFDDSALVNCFFRTLQGQFLELFHPLLITARLYGKV comes from the coding sequence ATGCAACAGCTACGCGGCAGTCAGGATGTAGACGTAAATGCCTTCCTTCGGGACGGCTTGGACGTCAAGACCCACCTCACTCGTTATTTGACTTTGTCACTAGAGGAGTTAGAGAAGCTCCTACCCAAAAGCATGGATAATCTGGCAGCCTTGCATCCAGGCCCACTCAGATCCAAAGATGCCACGGAATTCTATGAAAACACTGTAGGGACAGGCCATCTGCTTGAACTAGCGGCTTGGCATCTTTCTAGTTCCGACTACATAGCCGACACCTTAAGACTTCAGGGGATGATGGCGCGGGGCCAAGTGCTTGACTTTGGCGGCGGGATTGGAACCCATGCTCTTTCAGCAGCCACTCTGCCAGAGGTTGACCATGTGTGGTTTGTAGATTTAAATCCTCATAATCAGGCGTTTGTGCAACAACGAGCTCAGGCATTAGGATTAAGTCATAAGCTATCTGTGCATAGAGACTTACACAGTACGGCTGATATGTGCTTCGATACAGTGGTGTGCTTAGATGTTCTCGAACATTTGCCTAATCCATCAGCGCAACTATTGGAATTCCATCAGCGAATGGCGCCTGACGCAATCGCTTTACTTAACTGGTATTTCTTTAAGGGTTATAACGGTGAATATCCTTTTCATTTTGACGATTCGGCCCTTGTAAATTGTTTCTTTCGCACGCTGCAAGGGCAGTTTCTCGAGTTATTTCACCCTCTATTGATTACCGCACGACTGTACGGAAAGGTCTGA
- the truB gene encoding tRNA pseudouridine(55) synthase TruB gives MPPLEGPFGFVVIDKPAGFTSHACISRLRRCYGLKRVGHGGTLDPAVTGVLPVALGLATRLFPYMPGEKDYRGVIQLGIRTSSDDLQGEILKIDQWPKLDQTSLIDALAQFRGTIQQRPPRISAVHISGKRAHMRARRGEFMKLPLRMVTIEQLNLIHWNAASGRLTIEVRCSAGTYIRALARDLGELLGCGGCLAELTRTQALGFDLKQAHPLPELDTPLPRPLSPLHVLWRLPKYAMTNKEEMDWRCGKRLTTSGSFNNGDVVVVCNSDGSMAGMGLCEPNQQLQPKVVFDAIG, from the coding sequence ATGCCCCCTCTGGAAGGTCCCTTTGGTTTCGTAGTTATTGACAAACCTGCCGGTTTTACATCTCACGCCTGCATCAGCCGCCTACGCCGTTGTTATGGCCTTAAACGAGTTGGCCACGGCGGTACACTCGACCCTGCTGTGACAGGAGTTTTACCAGTAGCCCTTGGTCTAGCAACCCGTCTTTTTCCTTACATGCCTGGCGAAAAAGACTATCGAGGTGTGATTCAACTAGGAATACGTACCAGTAGTGATGACCTTCAAGGTGAGATCCTAAAGATAGATCAATGGCCCAAACTGGATCAGACCAGCTTAATTGATGCCCTTGCCCAATTTCGGGGAACGATACAACAACGGCCTCCCCGAATCTCTGCTGTTCATATCAGCGGTAAACGAGCCCACATGAGAGCTCGCCGTGGCGAATTTATGAAACTGCCTCTAAGAATGGTGACCATTGAGCAACTCAATTTAATTCACTGGAACGCAGCATCGGGCCGCTTAACCATAGAGGTTCGCTGTTCAGCCGGGACATACATTCGCGCACTGGCTAGAGATCTGGGAGAATTGCTGGGCTGCGGAGGATGCCTTGCAGAACTCACACGTACTCAGGCCCTCGGTTTTGATCTGAAGCAGGCCCATCCCCTACCAGAGCTAGACACACCGCTTCCACGTCCCTTGTCGCCGCTTCACGTTTTGTGGAGGCTGCCGAAATACGCTATGACTAATAAGGAGGAAATGGACTGGCGCTGTGGTAAGCGTCTCACTACAAGTGGGAGCTTTAATAACGGTGACGTTGTAGTGGTTTGTAATTCCGATGGCAGCATGGCAGGCATGGGTTTGTGTGAACCAAATCAACAACTCCAGCCTAAAGTTGTGTTCGATGCAATCGGATAA